In a genomic window of Cyprinus carpio isolate SPL01 chromosome A10, ASM1834038v1, whole genome shotgun sequence:
- the LOC109097647 gene encoding vertebrate ancient opsin-like isoform X3 → MAFKQPESPINFIFLHLLHYSVQVCSFQPTMVTVQCFMFLREYSIENGSQLDTMTPVVDQPGFSRTGYTVVAVCLGIIFVFGFLNNFLVLLVFARFHVLRTPINLILVNISVSDMLVCIFGTPLSFAASVHGRWLTGVHGCRWYGFANALFGIVSLVSLAVLSYERYSTILCCSKADVSDYRKAWLFITGCWLYSLVWTVPPLFGWSSYGLEGPGTTCSVQWNQHSPETRSYVICLFVFCLLLPLLLMVYCYGKILIAIHGVAKINQTAAQRRETHVLVMVVSMVSCYLLCWMPYGVMALLGTFSVGIVSPTASAVSSILAKSSTVLNPIIYVLFNNQMLYSFSKMWTRTSSPSHPSHRRRWCSTGLHPYGVIWCYFST, encoded by the exons ATGGCATTTAAACAACCTGAGAGTCCAATTAACTTTATCTTTCTCCATCTTCTTCATTATAGCGTACAGGTGTGCTCTTTTCAGCCTACTATGGTTACTGTCCAGTGTTTTATGTTCCTCAGAGAGTACTCTATAGAGAACGGCAGCCAGCTCGACACTATGACTCCAGTTGTAGATCAGCCCGGATTCAGCCGCACGGGATACACTGTAGTGGCAGTGTGTTTGGGAATAATCTTCGTTTTCGGTTTCCTAAATAACTTTCTTGTTCTTTTGGTCTTCGCCCGCTTTCATGTCCTGAGGACTCCGATCAACTTAATACTGGTGAACATCAGTGTGAGCGACATGCTCGTTTGTATTTTTGGCACACCTTTGAGTTTCGCCGCGTCTGTGCACGGCCGGTGGCTGACGGGAGTTCATGGCTGCAGGTGGTATGGCTTTGCCAACGCACTGTTCG GCATTGTTTCACTGGTATCCCTTGCTGTACTGTCATACGAGCGTTACAGCACCATCCTCTGCTGCTCAAAAGCAGATGTGTCTGACTATAGGAAGGCCTGGCTCTTCATCACAGGCTGCTGGCTGTACTCTCTCGTGTGGACAGTGCCCCCACTCTTTGGCTGGAGCAGCTATGGTCTTGAGGGTCCCGGCACCACCTGTTCAGTCCAGTGGAACCAGCACTCCCCGGAAACAAGATCTTACGTCATCTGCCTctttgtcttttgtctgctgcTGCCTCTTCTTCTGATGGTCTACTGCTACGGGAAGATCCTCATTGCCATTCATGGG GTTGCTAAGATCAATCAGACAGCTGCACAGAGGAGGGAAACGCACGTGCTGGTGATGGTGGTTTCCATGGTGTCCTGTTACTTGCTCTGTTGGATGCCTTACGGGGTCATGGCATTGCTTGGCACATTCAGCGTCGGTATTGTCAGCCCCACAGCCAGCGCCGTGTCATCCATACTAGCAAAGAGCAGCACCGTTCTGAACCCCATCATATACGTTCTGTTCAATAATCAG ATGCTTTATAGCTTTAGTAAGATGTGGACCAGAACCTCCAGCCCATCTCACCCTTCACACAGAAGAAGGTGGTGCTCAACAGGACTGCATCCCTATGGGGTCATATGGTGCTACTTCTCCACCTGA
- the LOC109097647 gene encoding pinopsin-like isoform X1, whose product MAFKQPESPINFIFLHLLHYSVQVCSFQPTMVTVQCFMFLREYSIENGSQLDTMTPVVDQPGFSRTGYTVVAVCLGIIFVFGFLNNFLVLLVFARFHVLRTPINLILVNISVSDMLVCIFGTPLSFAASVHGRWLTGVHGCRWYGFANALFGIVSLVSLAVLSYERYSTILCCSKADVSDYRKAWLFITGCWLYSLVWTVPPLFGWSSYGLEGPGTTCSVQWNQHSPETRSYVICLFVFCLLLPLLLMVYCYGKILIAIHGVAKINQTAAQRRETHVLVMVVSMVSCYLLCWMPYGVMALLGTFSVGIVSPTASAVSSILAKSSTVLNPIIYVLFNNQFYRCFIALVRCGPEPPAHLTLHTEEGGAQQDCIPMGSYGATSPPDSPDKFGTQRASVQRGNKTLVLVEPGI is encoded by the exons ATGGCATTTAAACAACCTGAGAGTCCAATTAACTTTATCTTTCTCCATCTTCTTCATTATAGCGTACAGGTGTGCTCTTTTCAGCCTACTATGGTTACTGTCCAGTGTTTTATGTTCCTCAGAGAGTACTCTATAGAGAACGGCAGCCAGCTCGACACTATGACTCCAGTTGTAGATCAGCCCGGATTCAGCCGCACGGGATACACTGTAGTGGCAGTGTGTTTGGGAATAATCTTCGTTTTCGGTTTCCTAAATAACTTTCTTGTTCTTTTGGTCTTCGCCCGCTTTCATGTCCTGAGGACTCCGATCAACTTAATACTGGTGAACATCAGTGTGAGCGACATGCTCGTTTGTATTTTTGGCACACCTTTGAGTTTCGCCGCGTCTGTGCACGGCCGGTGGCTGACGGGAGTTCATGGCTGCAGGTGGTATGGCTTTGCCAACGCACTGTTCG GCATTGTTTCACTGGTATCCCTTGCTGTACTGTCATACGAGCGTTACAGCACCATCCTCTGCTGCTCAAAAGCAGATGTGTCTGACTATAGGAAGGCCTGGCTCTTCATCACAGGCTGCTGGCTGTACTCTCTCGTGTGGACAGTGCCCCCACTCTTTGGCTGGAGCAGCTATGGTCTTGAGGGTCCCGGCACCACCTGTTCAGTCCAGTGGAACCAGCACTCCCCGGAAACAAGATCTTACGTCATCTGCCTctttgtcttttgtctgctgcTGCCTCTTCTTCTGATGGTCTACTGCTACGGGAAGATCCTCATTGCCATTCATGGG GTTGCTAAGATCAATCAGACAGCTGCACAGAGGAGGGAAACGCACGTGCTGGTGATGGTGGTTTCCATGGTGTCCTGTTACTTGCTCTGTTGGATGCCTTACGGGGTCATGGCATTGCTTGGCACATTCAGCGTCGGTATTGTCAGCCCCACAGCCAGCGCCGTGTCATCCATACTAGCAAAGAGCAGCACCGTTCTGAACCCCATCATATACGTTCTGTTCAATAATCAG TTTTACAGATGCTTTATAGCTTTAGTAAGATGTGGACCAGAACCTCCAGCCCATCTCACCCTTCACACAGAAGAAGGTGGTGCTCAACAGGACTGCATCCCTATGGGGTCATATGGTGCTACTTCTCCACCTGACAGCCCAGACAAGTTTGGGACCCAGAGGGCTTCAGTACAAAGAGGTAATAAGACTCTGGTGCTTGTTGAGCCTGGGATATGA
- the LOC109097647 gene encoding pinopsin-like isoform X2 translates to MAFKQPESPINFIFLHLLHYSVQVCSFQPTMVTVQCFMFLREYSIENGSQLDTMTPVVDQPGFSRTGYTVVAVCLGIIFVFGFLNNFLVLLVFARFHVLRTPINLILVNISVSDMLVCIFGTPLSFAASVHGRWLTGVHGCRWYGFANALFGIVSLVSLAVLSYERYSTILCCSKADVSDYRKAWLFITGCWLYSLVWTVPPLFGWSSYGLEGPGTTCSVQWNQHSPETRSYVICLFVFCLLLPLLLMVYCYGKILIAIHGVAKINQTAAQRRETHVLVMVVSMVSCYLLCWMPYGVMALLGTFSVGIVSPTASAVSSILAKSSTVLNPIIYVLFNNQFYRCFIALVRCGPEPPAHLTLHTEEGGAQQDCIPMGSYGATSPPDSPDKFGTQRASVQRGVSICSNMKH, encoded by the exons ATGGCATTTAAACAACCTGAGAGTCCAATTAACTTTATCTTTCTCCATCTTCTTCATTATAGCGTACAGGTGTGCTCTTTTCAGCCTACTATGGTTACTGTCCAGTGTTTTATGTTCCTCAGAGAGTACTCTATAGAGAACGGCAGCCAGCTCGACACTATGACTCCAGTTGTAGATCAGCCCGGATTCAGCCGCACGGGATACACTGTAGTGGCAGTGTGTTTGGGAATAATCTTCGTTTTCGGTTTCCTAAATAACTTTCTTGTTCTTTTGGTCTTCGCCCGCTTTCATGTCCTGAGGACTCCGATCAACTTAATACTGGTGAACATCAGTGTGAGCGACATGCTCGTTTGTATTTTTGGCACACCTTTGAGTTTCGCCGCGTCTGTGCACGGCCGGTGGCTGACGGGAGTTCATGGCTGCAGGTGGTATGGCTTTGCCAACGCACTGTTCG GCATTGTTTCACTGGTATCCCTTGCTGTACTGTCATACGAGCGTTACAGCACCATCCTCTGCTGCTCAAAAGCAGATGTGTCTGACTATAGGAAGGCCTGGCTCTTCATCACAGGCTGCTGGCTGTACTCTCTCGTGTGGACAGTGCCCCCACTCTTTGGCTGGAGCAGCTATGGTCTTGAGGGTCCCGGCACCACCTGTTCAGTCCAGTGGAACCAGCACTCCCCGGAAACAAGATCTTACGTCATCTGCCTctttgtcttttgtctgctgcTGCCTCTTCTTCTGATGGTCTACTGCTACGGGAAGATCCTCATTGCCATTCATGGG GTTGCTAAGATCAATCAGACAGCTGCACAGAGGAGGGAAACGCACGTGCTGGTGATGGTGGTTTCCATGGTGTCCTGTTACTTGCTCTGTTGGATGCCTTACGGGGTCATGGCATTGCTTGGCACATTCAGCGTCGGTATTGTCAGCCCCACAGCCAGCGCCGTGTCATCCATACTAGCAAAGAGCAGCACCGTTCTGAACCCCATCATATACGTTCTGTTCAATAATCAG TTTTACAGATGCTTTATAGCTTTAGTAAGATGTGGACCAGAACCTCCAGCCCATCTCACCCTTCACACAGAAGAAGGTGGTGCTCAACAGGACTGCATCCCTATGGGGTCATATGGTGCTACTTCTCCACCTGACAGCCCAGACAAGTTTGGGACCCAGAGGGCTTCAGTACAAAGAG GTGTCAGTATTTGTTCTAACATGAAACATTGA
- the LOC109097993 gene encoding fibroblast growth factor 13-like, which produces MSGKALLKTKEDKDATKEPQLKGIVTKLYSRQGFHLQLQADGTIDGTKEEDNSYAIFNLIPVGLRVVAIQGVQTKLYLAMNTEGYLYTSEHFTPECKFKESVFENYYVTYSSMIYRQQQSGRGWYLGLNKEGQIMKGNHVKKTKPAAHFIPKPLKVAMYREPSLHELTEFSRSGSGTPTKSRSASAMLNGGKTLSQNEST; this is translated from the exons AGCCTCAGCTCAAGGGGATAGTCACCAAGCTCTACAGTCGACAAGGTTTTCATCTACAACTCCAAGCTGATGGGACCATCGATGGTACAAAAGAGGAAGATAATAGCTATG CTATTTTCAACCTCATCCCTGTTGGGCTGCGGGTGGTGGCTATACAGGGTGTCCAGACCAAGCTCTACCTGGCCATGAACACTGAAGGCTACCTGTACACCTCT GAGCACTTCACGCCAGAGTGCAAATTCAAAGAGTCAGTGTTTGAGAACTATTACGTGACATACTCATCAATGATCTATCGGCAACAGCAGTCGGGCCGAGGCTGGTACCTGGGTCTCAACAAAGAGGGTCAAATCATGAAGGGCAACCATGTAAAGAAGACCAAGCCGGCTGCACACTTCATTCCCAAACCCCTCAAAG TTGCCATGTACAGAGAGCCGTCGCTCCACGAACTGACTGAGTTCTCCCGCTCCGGAAGTGGCACTCCAACCAAGAGCCGCAGCGCTTCAGCCATGCTCAACGGTGGCAAGACTCTGAGCCAGAATGAGTCAACATAA